The Niallia alba genome includes a window with the following:
- a CDS encoding terminase large subunit, producing MRKLKKYKPTAFIADGSYYDEDAADYAVAFIEALSHTKGLWAGKPFELIDWQEQIIRDLFGILKPDGYRQFNTAYVEIPKKMGKSELAAAIALLLTCGDGEERAEVYGCAADRQQASIVFEVAADMVRMCPALNKRVKLLASTKRLVYLPTNSFYQVLSAEAYSKHGFNIHGVVFDELHTQPNRKLFDVMTKGSGDARTQPLYFLITTAGTDTQSICYETHQKAVDIIEGRKYDPTFYPVIYGAKEEDDWTDPKVWKKANPSLGITVGIDKVRAACESAKQNPAEENSFRQLRLNQWVKQSVRWMPMAKWDACAFPVIPESLEGRVCYGGLDLSSTTDITAFVLVFPPEDETDKYVVLPYFWMPEDNIDLRVRRDHVQYDLWEKQGYILTTEGNVVHYGYIERFIEELGEKYNIREIAFDRWGAVQMVQNLEGLGFTVVPFGQGFKDMSPPTKELMKLTLEERIAHGGHPVLRWMMDNIFIKTDPAGNVKPDKEKSTEKIDGAVATIMALDRAIRCGSGNSGDSVYDERGLIVF from the coding sequence ATGCGGAAACTGAAGAAATATAAGCCGACCGCCTTTATAGCTGATGGTTCATATTACGATGAGGATGCTGCTGATTACGCTGTAGCTTTTATCGAAGCACTCTCCCATACGAAAGGTTTATGGGCAGGTAAGCCTTTTGAACTTATCGATTGGCAGGAGCAAATAATCCGTGATTTATTCGGAATTTTAAAGCCAGATGGATATCGGCAGTTTAACACTGCTTATGTAGAGATACCTAAAAAGATGGGAAAAAGCGAGCTTGCCGCAGCAATTGCGCTTCTCCTCACTTGCGGTGATGGTGAAGAACGGGCAGAGGTGTACGGTTGTGCCGCTGACCGCCAGCAGGCATCAATTGTATTTGAAGTAGCAGCCGATATGGTGCGAATGTGTCCAGCGCTGAATAAACGAGTAAAGTTGCTTGCTTCAACTAAACGATTGGTGTACCTGCCGACCAACAGCTTCTATCAGGTATTGTCGGCTGAAGCCTACTCCAAACACGGCTTCAATATACATGGTGTTGTTTTTGATGAACTTCATACTCAGCCAAATCGGAAACTATTTGATGTTATGACGAAAGGATCTGGGGATGCAAGGACCCAACCGCTGTATTTTCTTATCACCACTGCGGGGACGGATACTCAGAGTATCTGCTACGAAACACACCAAAAAGCGGTTGATATTATTGAGGGCAGAAAATACGATCCTACCTTTTATCCCGTAATCTATGGTGCCAAAGAAGAGGATGATTGGACAGATCCAAAAGTGTGGAAGAAAGCAAATCCAAGCTTGGGAATTACGGTGGGGATTGACAAGGTAAGGGCTGCTTGTGAAAGTGCAAAGCAGAACCCAGCTGAGGAAAATAGCTTCCGGCAATTGCGCTTGAATCAATGGGTTAAACAGTCTGTCCGTTGGATGCCAATGGCAAAATGGGATGCCTGTGCATTTCCAGTTATTCCAGAAAGTCTTGAAGGGCGGGTATGTTATGGAGGTCTTGACCTATCTTCTACAACAGACATTACAGCCTTTGTGCTGGTGTTTCCACCGGAGGATGAAACAGATAAATACGTTGTTCTTCCGTATTTTTGGATGCCAGAGGACAACATTGACCTCCGAGTCCGAAGAGACCATGTGCAATACGATCTTTGGGAGAAGCAAGGGTATATTCTAACTACAGAAGGCAATGTAGTACATTACGGCTACATTGAGCGGTTTATTGAGGAACTTGGAGAAAAGTATAACATTCGAGAAATTGCTTTTGACCGTTGGGGAGCTGTTCAAATGGTTCAGAACCTTGAAGGATTAGGCTTTACTGTCGTTCCTTTCGGTCAAGGCTTTAAAGATATGTCACCACCAACCAAAGAACTGATGAAATTGACATTAGAAGAAAGAATAGCACACGGTGGGCATCCAGTACTTCGTTGGATGATGGACAACATCTTTATAAAAACTGATCCGGCGGGCAACGTGAAGCCGGATAAAGAAAAAAGTACAGAAAAAATAGATGGCGCGGTGGCAACTATCATGGCACTTGATCGTGCTATTCGTTGTGGCTCAGGTAATAGTGGAGATTCGGTGTATGACGAGCGAGGTTTGATTGTCTTTTAA
- a CDS encoding phage portal protein → MNLIKGLFRSRDKPQNRVGSAFSFLFGGTSSGKMVNERTAMQATAVYACVRILAEAIAGLPLHVYRYRSDGGKERIPFHPLYYLLHDEPNPEMTSFVFRETLMSHLLLWGNAYAQVVRNGRGQAVALYPLLPNKMEVSRATNGELVYTYYRDTDESGLNPKGGYVTLRKDEVLHIPGLGFDGLIGYSPIAMAKNAIGMSLATEEYGAAFFANGANPGGVLEHPGVIKDIQRVKDSWNSAYQGTGNAHKIAVLEEGMKFQAIGIPPEQAQFLETRKFQINEIARIFRVPPHMVGDLEKSSFSNIEQQSLEFVKYTLDPWVVRWEQSLQQSLILPSEKTSLFIKFNLDGLLRGDYQSRMNGYATGRQNGWMSANDIRELEDMNRIPAEEGGDLYLVNGNMTKLADAGAFAKTEGGQ, encoded by the coding sequence ATGAATCTAATAAAAGGACTGTTTCGTTCAAGAGACAAACCGCAAAATCGTGTGGGTAGTGCGTTCTCCTTCCTGTTTGGCGGTACGTCATCTGGCAAAATGGTTAATGAACGTACTGCAATGCAGGCAACAGCAGTGTATGCCTGCGTAAGGATATTAGCTGAAGCGATTGCCGGACTGCCACTTCATGTATATAGATATCGTTCTGATGGAGGTAAAGAAAGGATTCCTTTCCACCCGCTGTATTACCTTCTTCATGATGAACCAAATCCAGAGATGACTTCATTCGTGTTTCGAGAAACACTGATGAGTCATCTTTTACTTTGGGGAAATGCCTATGCACAGGTGGTCAGAAACGGTCGTGGGCAGGCAGTTGCACTTTATCCCCTACTTCCTAACAAGATGGAAGTTAGTCGAGCAACAAACGGAGAGCTGGTCTATACCTACTATCGTGATACTGATGAAAGTGGCCTAAACCCAAAAGGTGGCTATGTCACACTCCGTAAAGATGAAGTTCTACACATACCTGGCTTAGGTTTTGATGGACTCATTGGCTATAGCCCAATCGCTATGGCGAAAAATGCAATCGGTATGTCACTTGCTACTGAAGAGTACGGTGCGGCATTCTTTGCCAATGGTGCTAATCCCGGAGGTGTGCTGGAACACCCAGGAGTAATCAAAGATATACAGAGGGTCAAGGATAGTTGGAATAGTGCCTACCAAGGCACAGGCAATGCTCACAAAATTGCTGTGTTGGAAGAGGGCATGAAGTTCCAAGCCATTGGTATCCCGCCTGAACAGGCACAATTCCTAGAAACACGGAAATTCCAAATTAATGAGATTGCGAGGATTTTCCGAGTACCGCCCCATATGGTGGGAGATTTAGAGAAATCCAGTTTCTCCAATATTGAGCAGCAGTCTTTGGAGTTTGTAAAATACACCCTCGATCCTTGGGTGGTGCGATGGGAACAAAGTCTCCAGCAATCGCTTATTTTGCCTTCTGAGAAAACTTCACTGTTTATCAAGTTCAATTTGGACGGTCTGCTTCGTGGTGATTACCAAAGTCGTATGAATGGCTACGCTACAGGTCGTCAAAATGGCTGGATGTCAGCCAACGATATCCGTGAACTGGAGGACATGAACAGAATACCGGCTGAGGAAGGCGGCGATTTATATCTGGTTAACGGAAATATGACAAAACTGGCTGACGCAGGTGCGTTTGCCAAAACCGAAGGAGGTCAGTAA
- a CDS encoding head maturation protease, ClpP-related: protein MRKFWNWVRDSDEERTLYLNGVISEETWWGDEVTPKIFKDELLAGTGDITVWINSPGGDVFAAAQIYNMLMEYTGKVNVKIDGLAASAASVIAMAGGDVYMSPVSMLMIHNPSTIAIGDSEEMLRAKALLDEVKESIINAYELKTGLSRTKLSHLMDAESWMNANKAIELGFADKIMFMESETPDLTDSLIFSRMAVTNSLISKLPKQPKQKTGTPIESLDKRLSLISH from the coding sequence ATGAGGAAGTTTTGGAACTGGGTGCGAGATTCTGATGAAGAACGTACCCTCTATTTAAATGGAGTGATATCCGAAGAAACGTGGTGGGGCGATGAGGTCACACCTAAGATTTTTAAAGATGAATTGCTGGCAGGCACCGGCGATATTACGGTGTGGATTAATTCCCCTGGTGGTGATGTGTTCGCAGCAGCCCAGATTTATAACATGCTGATGGAGTATACCGGAAAAGTCAATGTAAAGATTGATGGGCTTGCGGCAAGTGCGGCATCCGTTATTGCAATGGCTGGTGGAGATGTATATATGTCCCCTGTTTCCATGCTGATGATCCATAACCCATCAACGATTGCTATCGGTGACAGTGAGGAAATGCTGCGAGCAAAGGCTCTATTAGATGAGGTCAAGGAAAGTATTATTAATGCCTATGAGTTAAAGACGGGCCTTTCTCGAACAAAACTCTCTCATCTGATGGATGCAGAATCATGGATGAATGCAAATAAAGCCATTGAACTTGGTTTTGCAGACAAGATCATGTTCATGGAAAGTGAAACACCGGATTTGACGGATAGTCTTATCTTTAGCAGGATGGCGGTTACTAACTCGCTTATCAGCAAACTGCCAAAACAACCAAAACAGAAAACAGGTACACCCATTGAGTCGCTGGATAAGCGACTTTCTTTAATTTCGCACTAA
- a CDS encoding phage major capsid protein has product MSKILELREKRAKAWDAAKAFLDSKRGGDGLLSAEDTTTYEKMEADVVALGKEIERLERQASIDLELSKATSNPITNEPTRTGEEKTGRASAEYKKAFWNAMRDNVSYEVRNALKIGTDSEGGFLVPDEFERTLVEALEEENIFRRLANVITTSSGDRKIPVVASKGTASWIDEEGAIPESDDSFGQVSIGAYKLATMIKVSEELLNDSVFNLESYITREFARRIGNKEEEAFFVGDGTGKPTGILNATGGGQVGVTAASATAITLDEVLDLFYSLKAPYRNKAVFVMNDATIKAIRKLKDGNGQYLWQPSIQAGTPDTILNRPLYTSSYVPTIEAGAKTMVFGDFSYYWVADCQGRVFKRLNELYAVTGQVGFIATQRVDGKLILPEAVKVLQQKA; this is encoded by the coding sequence ATGAGTAAAATTCTTGAATTGCGTGAGAAACGCGCTAAAGCATGGGACGCAGCAAAGGCATTCCTTGATTCAAAACGTGGCGGTGATGGACTGTTATCCGCTGAGGACACGACCACCTATGAAAAAATGGAAGCCGATGTGGTGGCTCTTGGTAAGGAAATTGAACGTTTAGAACGCCAAGCATCTATCGACTTGGAACTGTCGAAAGCAACCAGTAACCCAATTACCAACGAACCTACTAGAACTGGAGAGGAAAAGACCGGTCGTGCAAGTGCTGAATACAAAAAAGCTTTCTGGAATGCGATGCGTGACAATGTTAGCTATGAAGTAAGAAACGCTCTAAAGATTGGCACTGATTCTGAAGGCGGATTCCTTGTACCAGATGAGTTTGAACGTACTCTAGTAGAAGCTCTTGAGGAAGAAAATATTTTCCGTAGATTGGCTAATGTAATCACTACATCTTCTGGTGACCGTAAGATTCCTGTTGTTGCAAGCAAAGGTACAGCAAGCTGGATAGATGAAGAAGGAGCTATCCCAGAAAGTGATGACAGCTTCGGTCAAGTATCCATCGGGGCCTATAAACTAGCGACAATGATTAAAGTCTCTGAGGAGCTACTAAACGATTCCGTGTTTAATCTCGAAAGCTACATCACAAGAGAATTTGCCCGTCGCATTGGGAACAAGGAGGAGGAAGCCTTCTTTGTAGGTGATGGCACAGGTAAACCAACAGGGATTTTAAATGCCACAGGCGGCGGTCAAGTTGGGGTTACTGCGGCAAGTGCCACTGCCATTACTTTGGATGAGGTTTTAGATTTATTCTACAGCTTGAAAGCACCTTATCGTAATAAGGCAGTATTCGTAATGAATGATGCCACTATAAAAGCTATCCGTAAATTAAAAGACGGTAATGGCCAGTACCTATGGCAACCTTCCATCCAAGCGGGAACACCTGATACGATTCTTAACCGTCCGCTGTACACCTCATCCTATGTACCTACTATTGAAGCAGGTGCAAAGACTATGGTATTCGGTGATTTTAGTTATTACTGGGTGGCAGACTGTCAAGGACGCGTATTCAAACGATTAAATGAACTCTATGCTGTTACAGGTCAAGTAGGATTTATTGCGACTCAGCGAGTTGATGGAAAGCTTATCTTACCGGAGGCCGTTAAGGTACTCCAACAGAAAGCCTAA
- a CDS encoding head fiber protein, producing the protein MSYNTKNYTEQGGEKTVIGGVLEIKEGASVMGLPVAENQADSTATDVAGLVTDFNALLAKLKAAGLMEAD; encoded by the coding sequence ATGAGTTATAACACGAAGAATTATACCGAACAAGGCGGAGAAAAAACTGTCATCGGAGGTGTTTTAGAAATTAAAGAAGGGGCCTCGGTTATGGGGCTTCCTGTTGCTGAAAACCAGGCAGACAGCACCGCCACCGATGTTGCTGGTCTAGTTACGGACTTTAATGCCCTGCTTGCCAAACTAAAAGCAGCTGGGCTTATGGAGGCTGACTAA
- a CDS encoding head-tail connector protein produces MAVADNLLPKVKANLILAHDQDDALLIGFITAAVSYAQSYQHVPENYYETHAMPPTTEQAVIMLSSHFYESRDGSTAGFFADSVQAGQQVWNTVNLLLRLDREWGV; encoded by the coding sequence ATGGCAGTGGCAGATAATCTCTTGCCTAAAGTTAAAGCGAACTTAATTTTAGCACATGATCAGGATGATGCCCTCCTTATTGGATTTATCACTGCTGCAGTCTCCTATGCACAGAGCTATCAGCACGTTCCTGAAAACTATTATGAAACACATGCTATGCCTCCAACAACAGAACAAGCAGTGATCATGTTGTCGAGTCATTTCTATGAAAGTAGAGATGGCTCGACGGCAGGTTTCTTTGCTGATAGCGTACAGGCGGGACAACAAGTATGGAATACAGTGAACTTGCTTTTACGACTTGATCGAGAGTGGGGTGTTTAG
- a CDS encoding head-tail adaptor protein, whose translation MSFGKMNTFIDIICTIPTKDKEGFATKDDNILASVLAYKEDRHGSERWTNMASFSSATSLFRFRKIFGLKVTNEMVIVCDDGRYQILSVEDVRNRGMYVEVLAEKLEPTVR comes from the coding sequence GTGAGCTTTGGGAAGATGAACACCTTTATCGATATCATTTGCACGATACCCACAAAGGATAAGGAAGGCTTCGCCACAAAAGATGACAACATACTCGCAAGTGTACTTGCTTACAAGGAAGATCGGCATGGCAGTGAGCGATGGACGAATATGGCATCATTTTCATCTGCAACTTCCCTATTCAGGTTTAGAAAAATCTTCGGACTTAAGGTGACCAATGAAATGGTTATCGTCTGCGATGATGGCAGATATCAAATTTTAAGTGTTGAGGATGTAAGAAACCGAGGGATGTATGTCGAGGTTTTAGCCGAAAAGCTAGAACCAACTGTGAGGTGA
- a CDS encoding HK97-gp10 family putative phage morphogenesis protein, giving the protein MAKANIKMPEEFLLKVSLLADQTDVILPKVLEVGGEVVLDKVKGNLSKVVGKGTKYPSKSTGELLSSLGLSSAKQDRNGNFNVKVGFAEPRSDGESNAKLASIIEYGKHGQPAKPFLKPARNSSRKPCINAMVAKLEEEIEKI; this is encoded by the coding sequence ATGGCAAAAGCGAATATAAAGATGCCAGAAGAATTCCTTTTAAAGGTATCCCTATTAGCTGACCAGACCGATGTGATTCTTCCTAAGGTTTTGGAAGTTGGCGGTGAAGTGGTGCTGGATAAAGTCAAGGGAAATCTAAGTAAGGTGGTAGGCAAGGGCACGAAATATCCATCCAAAAGCACTGGCGAGTTGCTATCTTCATTAGGACTCTCGAGTGCAAAGCAGGATAGAAATGGTAACTTCAATGTAAAAGTTGGCTTTGCTGAGCCGCGATCTGATGGTGAGAGCAATGCTAAACTTGCCAGCATCATTGAATATGGCAAACATGGTCAGCCTGCAAAACCCTTCCTAAAGCCTGCGAGGAATTCATCTAGGAAACCTTGCATCAACGCAATGGTCGCCAAGCTGGAGGAGGAGATCGAGAAGATATGA
- a CDS encoding major tail protein, whose protein sequence is MATIGLDRLYYSKITEDTNGEETYAQPSVLAKAITAELSVELVEAILYADDGAAEVVKDFNSGTLTLGVDDIGPTVAADLTGASTDDNGVLISASENVGTPVAVGFRAQRANGTYRYFWLYRVKFGLPATNLQTKADSITFSTPTIEGTVMRRNKLDGLGKHPWKAEVTEGDPGVSSTTITGWFTEVYEPVYTPEP, encoded by the coding sequence ATGGCAACGATCGGTCTTGATAGACTGTACTATTCAAAAATAACCGAGGACACTAACGGTGAGGAAACTTATGCCCAACCTTCTGTACTTGCAAAAGCCATCACTGCTGAACTCTCGGTAGAACTGGTGGAAGCAATTCTGTATGCTGACGACGGAGCGGCTGAGGTTGTGAAAGATTTTAACAGTGGTACTCTCACTCTCGGTGTAGACGACATTGGTCCGACAGTCGCAGCGGATTTAACTGGTGCTTCTACAGATGATAACGGAGTATTAATCTCAGCCAGTGAAAACGTGGGTACACCCGTTGCAGTTGGGTTTCGTGCGCAAAGGGCTAATGGAACATACCGCTATTTTTGGTTGTATCGCGTTAAGTTTGGACTACCAGCAACCAACTTGCAGACAAAGGCTGATTCCATTACCTTTTCTACACCCACCATTGAGGGAACCGTTATGCGTAGAAATAAGCTGGATGGATTGGGCAAGCACCCATGGAAAGCGGAAGTTACAGAAGGTGATCCTGGTGTTTCATCGACCACCATAACAGGTTGGTTCACAGAGGTCTATGAACCTGTATATACACCTGAACCATAG
- a CDS encoding phage tail protein yields MADNFGLKIGVEGEREFKKALSEINQSFKVLGSEMALVTSQFDKNDKSIQSITARNAVLNKEIDAQKEKISTLKAALDNASSSFGENDRRTQNWQIQLNRAQAELNLMERELEESTIEADNLGEELEDSGKSAEDAGGRFEKLGGVLKGIGVAMGAVAVAAGAAAIKLGKEVVTQFGELEQNLGGSEAVFGAYAASIQKTGEEAYKNLGVSQSEYLATANKMGALFQGSGIQQKRSLELTEKAMQRAADMASVMGIDMSSALEAVTGAAKGNFDMMDNLGVAMNATNIEAYALAKGLDFTWNTATQAEKAEVAMQMFFENTEQYAGNFAKESTETISGSIGLLQAALGSFTAGLGNANADMTNLTENLVDAFEAVVTNIVPVLENIVAALPTATGAILAAVADLLPMLLELVTNIFAQVLETILSLLPELIPATVSALMTIVGALIDNLPLLINAAIELVTALVEGIGIALPQLIPAAVSAVMQIVQGLMDNLPLILDAALQLIIGLAQGLVEAIPQLTSALPVIIKAIVDFIIASIPQIIDAGIQLLTSLVTALPTIITAVVEAIPQIIDSIISAVIGSIPLIIDAGIRLLISLIQALPQIITTVVGAIPKIVSSLVNAIIGNIDKIILAGVQLFVALIANLPRIIVEVVKAVPQIISGLVRAFTGYIGQMAQVGGNLIKGLWKGISDAGAWLWGKISGFFGNVVSRIKDFFGIRSPSTLFAGIGHNMGEGIGVGFEDAMTAVSRDMQNAVPTSFDFNYRGVSGQGNATGSSITQNISVVTPKALSEKELAREFKNLSRKLALEL; encoded by the coding sequence ATGGCGGATAATTTTGGATTAAAAATAGGTGTCGAGGGTGAGCGAGAATTTAAGAAGGCACTCTCCGAAATCAATCAATCATTTAAGGTACTAGGTAGTGAAATGGCCCTTGTAACCAGTCAATTTGATAAAAACGATAAATCCATTCAATCGATCACGGCTCGAAATGCCGTTTTAAATAAAGAAATTGACGCACAGAAAGAAAAGATTTCTACCCTTAAGGCTGCCCTTGATAATGCCTCCTCCTCTTTCGGTGAAAATGACCGTCGTACCCAAAACTGGCAGATACAATTAAACAGGGCTCAGGCAGAACTGAACCTTATGGAACGTGAACTTGAGGAGTCTACAATTGAAGCGGATAATCTCGGTGAAGAGTTAGAGGATTCCGGTAAAAGTGCAGAGGATGCTGGTGGCAGGTTTGAAAAGCTTGGCGGTGTACTCAAGGGAATTGGTGTGGCGATGGGTGCGGTTGCCGTTGCCGCTGGAGCCGCGGCTATTAAGTTAGGTAAAGAGGTAGTTACTCAGTTTGGAGAATTAGAACAAAACCTAGGTGGATCGGAGGCGGTTTTTGGAGCATATGCTGCATCGATTCAGAAAACTGGTGAGGAAGCCTATAAAAATCTAGGTGTTTCCCAAAGTGAGTACCTTGCAACTGCTAACAAAATGGGCGCGTTATTCCAAGGTTCTGGTATACAGCAAAAGAGAAGTCTTGAGCTAACTGAAAAGGCCATGCAACGTGCGGCAGACATGGCATCTGTTATGGGTATTGATATGTCCTCGGCATTGGAGGCAGTCACTGGGGCGGCAAAGGGTAACTTTGATATGATGGATAACTTAGGTGTTGCGATGAACGCTACAAACATCGAAGCCTATGCTCTCGCAAAGGGTCTGGATTTCACTTGGAATACTGCAACACAAGCGGAAAAAGCCGAAGTAGCAATGCAAATGTTCTTTGAGAACACAGAGCAGTATGCAGGTAACTTTGCAAAAGAATCAACCGAGACAATCTCCGGTTCTATTGGGTTACTACAGGCCGCACTTGGTTCATTTACAGCTGGACTCGGTAATGCCAATGCTGATATGACGAATCTGACTGAGAATCTTGTTGATGCTTTCGAGGCGGTTGTCACTAATATTGTACCGGTTTTAGAAAATATCGTAGCCGCCTTGCCAACAGCGACAGGCGCAATATTAGCGGCGGTTGCAGACTTGCTACCAATGCTTCTTGAATTGGTTACAAATATATTCGCGCAAGTACTGGAAACAATTTTGAGCCTTTTACCCGAACTTATTCCAGCGACGGTAAGTGCTCTAATGACGATTGTCGGTGCATTAATTGATAACCTTCCACTGCTAATAAATGCAGCAATTGAATTAGTAACAGCACTTGTGGAGGGAATCGGCATAGCGTTACCACAACTCATCCCTGCGGCAGTTTCTGCAGTTATGCAGATTGTCCAAGGATTGATGGATAACCTACCACTCATTTTGGATGCCGCTTTGCAGTTGATTATAGGGTTAGCACAGGGATTGGTAGAGGCAATACCTCAGCTTACTTCTGCCTTACCGGTCATCATCAAAGCAATAGTGGATTTTATCATTGCATCTATTCCACAGATTATTGATGCGGGTATTCAATTATTGACCTCACTGGTCACAGCTTTGCCTACCATTATTACAGCAGTTGTGGAAGCAATTCCGCAAATTATCGATAGTATCATCAGTGCTGTTATTGGGTCGATTCCTTTGATTATTGATGCAGGTATCCGGCTTCTAATATCACTCATACAGGCATTGCCACAGATTATTACTACTGTTGTAGGTGCTATTCCCAAGATTGTTAGCTCGCTGGTCAATGCCATTATTGGTAACATCGATAAGATTATCTTAGCGGGTGTACAACTGTTTGTGGCACTGATTGCAAATCTGCCAAGGATAATCGTGGAGGTCGTAAAAGCCGTACCGCAGATTATCTCTGGACTGGTTAGGGCCTTTACTGGCTATATCGGTCAAATGGCACAAGTGGGCGGCAATTTGATTAAAGGGCTGTGGAAGGGTATATCAGACGCAGGTGCATGGTTATGGGGTAAAATATCCGGGTTTTTCGGAAATGTTGTATCGAGGATAAAAGACTTTTTCGGTATCCGCTCCCCTTCAACTCTATTTGCTGGAATTGGCCACAACATGGGTGAAGGTATCGGTGTAGGTTTTGAGGATGCAATGACAGCAGTTTCAAGGGATATGCAAAATGCAGTACCAACCAGCTTTGATTTTAATTACAGAGGTGTATCTGGACAAGGTAATGCCACGGGTTCAAGTATCACTCAAAATATTTCAGTTGTGACACCTAAAGCTCTATCAGAAAAAGAATTAGCACGGGAGTTTAAGAACCTATCCCGTAAACTGGCACTTGAATTGTAA
- a CDS encoding phage tail family protein, whose translation MELTYTNRDGESITLKQSRPYFLTKVDGTGNIRQTVNTFKAPDQDGAFYISSTLDMRNITIEGTVVADTPNEAYKRRQRFLQIFNPKLLGTLQYRDRQISCVVEEAGFSVSNRQRIPNFFVSLLCPSPFFETLNEVREELASWIPLFEFELEIPMSGMEFGMRQPSQIITVENIGDVSCGCEIVFRALGTVSNPELLNIDTGEYIRLLTTMSAGDELRVYTHFAGKRVVQIDGSTITNAFSLLDTNSVFFQLAAGLNTLRYDASVNMELLEVSIYFRPQFLGV comes from the coding sequence ATGGAGCTAACATACACCAATAGAGATGGAGAGAGTATTACGCTTAAGCAAAGCCGACCGTACTTTCTTACGAAGGTAGACGGTACTGGAAATATTCGTCAAACCGTCAACACTTTCAAGGCGCCGGATCAGGATGGCGCTTTTTATATTTCCTCCACACTAGATATGAGAAACATAACGATTGAAGGTACGGTTGTTGCTGATACTCCCAATGAAGCCTATAAAAGGAGGCAACGATTCCTTCAAATATTCAACCCAAAGCTACTAGGGACCCTTCAATACCGTGACCGACAGATATCCTGTGTGGTGGAGGAGGCAGGTTTTAGTGTTTCTAATCGGCAACGAATACCAAACTTCTTTGTCAGTCTACTCTGCCCATCCCCTTTCTTCGAGACATTAAATGAGGTGCGAGAGGAACTGGCATCATGGATACCGCTATTTGAGTTTGAATTAGAAATCCCAATGAGCGGGATGGAGTTCGGAATGCGTCAACCTAGCCAAATCATTACGGTGGAAAATATCGGGGATGTATCTTGTGGATGTGAGATTGTATTCCGAGCCTTAGGTACTGTGTCGAACCCTGAACTTTTAAATATAGACACGGGAGAATATATCCGACTTCTCACTACAATGAGCGCTGGGGATGAACTTCGTGTATATACCCACTTCGCTGGTAAGCGTGTGGTCCAGATTGATGGGTCAACGATTACAAATGCATTTTCACTGTTGGATACCAATTCGGTGTTTTTTCAACTCGCGGCAGGTCTTAATACACTACGATACGATGCTTCAGTCAATATGGAACTGTTAGAGGTTAGTATTTACTTTCGTCCGCAGTTTCTGGGGGTGTAA